In Sphingomonas sp., a single window of DNA contains:
- a CDS encoding efflux RND transporter periplasmic adaptor subunit — protein MKLVTGHNVESNTLPAARRMSLRAQGLLVGAIVVAVVAILVLAMGVRAALTPKPVPDTPVPAGAFRPTQQQLAQMQFATVQGGANVELVRASGSIQADGDHSTPIVLPFSGQVLQVLVEPGQRVTRGQPLLRIASPELIDARNTLLSASAQRASAAEALRIAQGNVTRQKAIYETAGGAMKDYLQAQADFVAAQSAARQAESAQRAAQDRLALFGKTEGAGTSAYTVYRAPVSGIIADRNVAPGQFLSSGNATPVMTITDPARVWLVAQLAEREAASIRVGDQVVVTTPALPGREFTATVDNVAAGLDPTTHRLPVRATIANPGGALKPQMFASFTIRRPVDSGKGVLVPAVAVIHEGDTTRVWVKAKDGLIYGRPVQIGETDGGLTRVLGGLSPGDRIVAKGALFVNEAGLGE, from the coding sequence GTGAAGCTGGTGACTGGACATAATGTGGAAAGCAATACCCTGCCGGCAGCACGCCGGATGTCACTGCGCGCGCAGGGGTTGCTGGTCGGGGCGATCGTGGTCGCGGTGGTGGCCATCCTCGTGCTGGCGATGGGCGTCCGAGCCGCGCTGACCCCCAAGCCCGTTCCCGATACGCCGGTGCCAGCGGGCGCGTTTCGCCCGACCCAGCAGCAGCTGGCGCAGATGCAGTTCGCCACCGTCCAGGGCGGCGCCAATGTCGAGCTGGTGCGCGCCAGCGGCTCGATCCAAGCAGACGGCGACCATAGCACGCCGATCGTCCTCCCCTTTTCCGGCCAAGTGCTGCAGGTGCTGGTCGAGCCCGGCCAGCGCGTGACGCGCGGCCAGCCGCTGCTCCGCATCGCCTCGCCCGAGCTGATCGACGCGCGCAATACCCTGCTCAGCGCCAGCGCGCAGCGGGCGAGCGCCGCCGAGGCGCTCCGGATCGCACAGGGCAACGTCACCCGGCAGAAGGCGATTTATGAGACCGCTGGCGGTGCGATGAAGGACTATCTTCAGGCGCAGGCTGATTTCGTCGCCGCGCAGTCCGCCGCCCGCCAGGCCGAATCCGCCCAGCGCGCCGCGCAGGATCGGCTGGCGCTGTTCGGCAAGACCGAAGGCGCCGGCACCTCCGCCTATACCGTGTACCGCGCGCCGGTCTCGGGCATCATCGCCGATCGCAACGTCGCGCCGGGCCAGTTCCTGAGCAGCGGCAATGCGACGCCGGTGATGACCATCACCGATCCGGCCCGCGTCTGGCTCGTCGCGCAGCTGGCCGAGCGCGAGGCCGCGAGCATCCGCGTCGGCGACCAAGTCGTCGTGACCACGCCCGCGCTGCCCGGCCGCGAATTCACCGCGACGGTCGACAATGTCGCCGCCGGCCTCGATCCGACGACGCATCGCCTGCCGGTGCGCGCGACGATCGCCAATCCCGGCGGCGCGCTCAAGCCGCAGATGTTCGCCTCCTTCACGATCCGCCGTCCGGTCGACAGCGGCAAGGGCGTGCTCGTCCCCGCCGTCGCCGTGATCCATGAGGGCGACACGACGCGCGTGTGGGTGAAGGCCAAGGACGGCCTGATCTATGGCCGCCCGGTGCAGATCGGCGAGACCGATGGCGGGCTAACCCGCGTGCTCGGCGGCCTGAGTCCGGGGGATCGGATCGTCGCCAAGGGCGCGCTGTTCGTCAACGAGGCGGGTCTCGGAGAATGA
- a CDS encoding response regulator transcription factor, producing MRVLMIEDDQPLATALMEALKRRGIQSDVATNLADGRQMLAAARYAAVLLDLGLPDGDGLALVRSLRAQSDPIPVIAVSARSALDARIAGLNAGADDYVVKPFDVEELTARLHAVLRRQGALSGAELRFGNVRFDTVSGDLTVGDAAVLLTARERQFAALLLRRFGQVVSKQFAEDQLYGLTEPVGSNALEVQAYRLRRKLEAAGATLRIETIRGVGYMMRDVAA from the coding sequence GTGCGCGTGCTGATGATCGAGGACGACCAGCCGCTCGCGACTGCGTTGATGGAAGCGCTGAAGCGCCGCGGCATCCAGAGTGACGTCGCGACCAACCTCGCCGATGGACGGCAGATGCTGGCGGCGGCGCGCTATGCGGCGGTGCTGCTCGACCTTGGACTGCCCGATGGCGACGGACTGGCACTGGTCCGCAGCCTGCGTGCACAAAGCGACCCGATCCCAGTGATCGCAGTATCCGCCCGCAGCGCGCTCGATGCGCGGATCGCCGGGCTGAATGCCGGCGCGGACGATTATGTCGTCAAGCCGTTCGACGTCGAAGAGCTCACGGCGCGGCTCCACGCGGTACTGCGACGGCAAGGTGCGCTGTCCGGCGCCGAGCTGCGCTTCGGCAATGTCCGCTTCGACACCGTGTCGGGTGACCTCACCGTGGGCGATGCCGCCGTCCTGCTCACGGCGCGCGAGCGCCAGTTCGCCGCACTGCTGCTCCGCCGTTTCGGTCAGGTGGTGAGCAAGCAGTTCGCCGAAGACCAATTGTACGGCCTCACCGAGCCCGTAGGGTCCAACGCGCTCGAAGTGCAGGCCTATCGACTGCGGCGCAAGCTGGAAGCCGCGGGCGCGACTCTGCGCATCGAGACGATCCGCGGCGTGGGCTACATGATGCGCGACGTTGCCGCCTGA
- a CDS encoding HAMP domain-containing sensor histidine kinase, giving the protein MRFWPRSLIARILLLELGAIAIAAVALPMLLASFLRTEAHRYEQRILADQAQAIAQRIRVDVRGPVVRLDPTLTHLYASPYDGRAFVVADTGGRTLAESPYADLVPWRNAPRAAGPVPFRAGAFVGVSQPVRVGAARIWVIVTQDRTGPGAILDDVIHGFVRRYDPVLISILLLLPLINSALIARLFFAVRDASRQAAAIGPHNLDLRIEEAGLPLEVAPLAHATNDLLARLQASFRNQSEFVANVAHELRTPLTVHRVELEGVEDPGLRARLRASVDRLGHVVAQLQDLATLEATADDKFETFDARTLAQEAIGLLAPQILAVGDTIALDAPPSPVPIRGNPVLAGLALTNLMTNASRHTPPGTMIEVLVAPDGVLLVRDDGPGIAASNPQDATDRYWRADHQRSDGAGLGLSIVRRIMEVHQGRLIVQSRPGEGTCVSLRFPLVPEADVTTPS; this is encoded by the coding sequence ATGAGATTCTGGCCGCGCTCGCTGATCGCCCGCATCCTGCTGCTCGAACTGGGCGCGATCGCGATCGCTGCGGTGGCGCTGCCGATGCTGCTTGCCTCGTTCCTTCGAACCGAGGCGCATCGCTACGAACAGCGCATCCTGGCCGATCAGGCGCAGGCGATCGCCCAGCGCATTCGTGTCGACGTGCGCGGGCCGGTGGTCCGGCTCGATCCGACGCTGACCCATCTCTACGCCTCCCCCTATGACGGCCGCGCCTTCGTCGTCGCGGATACCGGGGGCCGGACGCTCGCCGAAAGCCCCTATGCCGATCTCGTGCCCTGGCGAAATGCCCCGCGCGCGGCCGGACCGGTCCCATTTCGCGCGGGCGCCTTTGTCGGCGTAAGCCAGCCGGTACGGGTGGGCGCTGCCCGCATCTGGGTGATCGTGACGCAGGATCGCACCGGCCCCGGCGCGATCCTCGACGACGTCATCCACGGCTTCGTCCGGCGCTATGATCCGGTGCTGATCTCGATCCTGTTGCTGTTGCCGTTGATCAACAGCGCGCTGATCGCCCGGCTGTTCTTCGCGGTGCGCGATGCCTCGCGCCAGGCAGCGGCCATCGGCCCGCACAATCTCGATCTCCGCATCGAAGAAGCCGGCCTGCCGTTGGAGGTGGCGCCGCTCGCGCACGCGACCAACGACCTGCTCGCACGGTTGCAGGCGAGCTTTCGCAACCAGTCCGAGTTCGTCGCCAACGTCGCGCATGAGCTGCGCACGCCGCTGACCGTGCACCGGGTCGAGCTCGAAGGCGTCGAGGATCCCGGCCTGCGTGCCAGGCTGCGCGCCTCGGTCGATCGTCTTGGCCATGTCGTCGCGCAGTTGCAGGACCTCGCTACACTCGAGGCGACGGCCGACGACAAGTTCGAGACATTCGACGCGCGCACCCTTGCCCAGGAAGCGATCGGCCTGCTTGCGCCGCAGATCCTCGCGGTGGGCGATACCATCGCGCTCGATGCGCCGCCGTCGCCGGTGCCGATACGCGGCAACCCGGTGCTGGCCGGTCTCGCGCTCACCAACCTGATGACCAACGCCAGCCGGCACACGCCGCCGGGAACCATGATCGAGGTGCTGGTCGCGCCCGACGGCGTGTTGCTGGTCCGCGACGACGGTCCCGGTATCGCCGCGTCCAACCCGCAGGACGCCACCGACCGCTATTGGCGCGCCGACCACCAGCGCTCCGACGGCGCCGGTCTCGGCCTTTCGATCGTCCGCCGCATCATGGAGGTGCATCAAGGACGGCTGATCGTGCAGAGCCGTCCGGGCGAAGGCACCTGCGTTTCACTGCGCTTTCCGCTGGTCCCCGAGGCGGACGTCACCACCCCGTCGTGA